GCTCTGTGTCCGTCGCGATGCCGATGTTGTAATACTTCTTGAGGACTATGTTCCCAGCCTGCTCGTCCATTGCGGAGTTGACGTAGGGGAACTCCTTCAGAGCGGGGATTAGCGCTTTGATGAGCAATGGGAGGTAAGTCAGCTTGACGCCCCTCTTCTCGGCCATAGGCTTGAGCTCCTCCCTCAGGAGGACCAGCTCCGTTGCGTCCGCCTCGTCGACATGGGTGACCTGAGCCGTGGTTTGCTGCGACTTTAGCAGCCTGTCCGCGATTGTCTTCCTGATGCCCCTGAGCGGGACCAGCTCCTCCTTCCCGGGCTGGCTCGCGACGAGCACCTGGCCCGGCGTTCCGGCGGCGTGCGACGAGCTGCCTTGGGAGGAGGCCCTCCTGACATCGTCGTCCACCACCCTCCCCTGAGGGCCCGTCCCCTTCACAGTCCCCATGTCGACACCTAGCTCCCTCGCCAGCCTGCGAGTGGCGGGCGAAGCTAGGACTCCGGCTGCCGACGGCTGGGCAGGGGGTGCCGACGTAACGCGTGGAATCTGTGGCTCCTGCGCCTGCGGGGCGGACGGGGCTGTCGTGGCCCCAGCTCCTCCCTCCGTTTTTATCACGACGATCGTCTGGCCGACTTTCGCCACATCCCCTTCCTTGACCATGATTCTTGTGACCACACCGCTTCGGGGCGCGGGAATCTGAACGTTCACCTTGTCAGTCATCACTTCAACGAGGGGCTGGTCTTCTGTGATCTTGTCCCCCTCCTTGACCATCCATTTCAGTACCTCACCCTCCGCCACGCCTTCCCCGATGTCGGGAAGCCTGAACTCGTAATCCAAAGGAGATTCCAACCCCGGACGACTGGCACATCCTATTAGTGTTTTTCGCGGGCTAGTAACTGGCCAGCTCGAGTGCCGCCTTGAGAATCCTCTCTTTGCTGGGCACGTAGTAGTCCTCCATCTTGGCGAGAGGGACGACGGTATCGAACCCAGCCACCCTTCTGACTGGTGCCCGGAGGTAGTCGAGCGCCTTGTCCACCACAGTGGCGACGATCTCAGCGCCGACCCCGAAGCTCCTGGGCGCCTCGTGCACGACGACAAGCTTGCCCGTCTTCTTGACGGACGCGAGTATTGTCTCGAAGTCCAAGGGGGCGATGGTCC
This sequence is a window from Nitrososphaerales archaeon. Protein-coding genes within it:
- a CDS encoding 2-oxo acid dehydrogenase subunit E2; translated protein: MDYEFRLPDIGEGVAEGEVLKWMVKEGDKITEDQPLVEVMTDKVNVQIPAPRSGVVTRIMVKEGDVAKVGQTIVVIKTEGGAGATTAPSAPQAQEPQIPRVTSAPPAQPSAAGVLASPATRRLARELGVDMGTVKGTGPQGRVVDDDVRRASSQGSSSHAAGTPGQVLVASQPGKEELVPLRGIRKTIADRLLKSQQTTAQVTHVDEADATELVLLREELKPMAEKRGVKLTYLPLLIKALIPALKEFPYVNSAMDEQAGNIVLKKYYNIGIATDTEQGLVVPVVKDADSKDVFALAVEIDRLAARARSGQLTLEEVRGSTFTVTNVGAIGGLFATPIINMPEAAILGTHKITKRAVVRDGKIEARDTMFLSLTFDHRILDGAYAARFTSRLIDAIQDRTRLRAALQ